The Bifidobacterium animalis subsp. animalis ATCC 25527 genome has a segment encoding these proteins:
- a CDS encoding DNA-deoxyinosine glycosylase: MERFIHVEHGFGPCYAADSTRLFLGTMASPKSREAGFFYMHPRNRFWPIMQALFADPEDASDVVGDTPDSRRAFALRHRFALWDTVESCDIVGASDSSIRNVVPSDLSEIIRNSQISHIYACGQKADQLFHKYSEPMLECNGIHVPETALPSTSPAYASKTLDQLVDIYRERIFD, translated from the coding sequence ATGGAACGATTTATTCATGTGGAGCATGGTTTCGGACCCTGCTATGCGGCGGATTCGACTCGCCTGTTCCTTGGCACCATGGCGAGCCCGAAATCACGGGAAGCCGGCTTCTTCTACATGCATCCGCGCAACCGGTTCTGGCCGATCATGCAGGCGTTGTTCGCCGATCCGGAAGATGCATCCGACGTGGTTGGAGACACCCCGGATTCACGCCGGGCATTCGCACTGCGTCACCGGTTCGCGTTGTGGGACACGGTGGAGTCATGCGATATTGTCGGCGCCAGCGATTCGAGCATCCGCAACGTCGTGCCCAGCGACTTGAGCGAGATCATTCGCAATTCACAGATCTCACATATCTACGCGTGCGGGCAGAAGGCGGACCAGCTGTTCCACAAATACAGCGAGCCGATGCTCGAGTGCAATGGCATCCATGTGCCTGAAACGGCTCTTCCCTCCACTTCCCCTGCATACGCCTCGAAGACGCTCGACCAACTTGTCGACATATATCGAGAGCGCATTTTCGACTGA
- the uvrC gene encoding excinuclease ABC subunit UvrC: MPIFERHAPGTWRHLADDLMGATGNTSAGGHAQMPEDVNANGAPLLGDSRDLFRPKTGDIPAQPGVYKWRDGDGQVIYVGKAKNLRNRLSNYFQPLRQLHPRTQTMVLTARSLEWTVVGTELEALTLEYTWIKEFDPRFNVQFRDDKTYPYLALSIGEEYPRIWVTRSRKRRDTRYYGPYAKVWDLRKSLDGLLRTFPVRTCTDANFRKAQLTNRPCLLASIGKCSAPCVGRITPQDHKRLCEQLVGVLTGGIGKSYVAKLTAAMKEASAELDFEKAARLRDEIQMLSTVVEQNAVVLDQDVDADVFGIASDELEASVHAFFVRSGSIRGERNWSVERVEDVDDTELISDLIMQVYSELYSEREAGGFRRTDALPSSRPTVDPPMAQAATLDAAVSAEPTPIRMEKAQIKVEEQRTAMGSTQRMSAGDASSRAQSTKARNARREQTGRADLLEPIAPVPRQVLVSVMPARADDLEQYLRRLRGGAVSIGTPARGNKRQLLERAEQNAQQALQRSKMSRISDIGARTTAMNDVADALGLSQAPLRIECYDISNTVGGAFQVASMVVFEDGMARKSEYRRFAIRGADGKGAVDDLSALYETLTRRFKHGNIAGDTGESMDNEKRVSQEGELESAEQVQQEIVQQNTDRRHFAYKPNLVVVDGGKPQVMAAAKALEDCGVTDVAVCGLAKRMEEVWVPDDDYPVILKRSSEGMYLLQRVRDESHRFAINYHRQTRRKGALRSALDEIPGIGPTFQKRLLNHFGSVRRMKQASLEELESVKGVGHAKAQAIYEALHDNAS, from the coding sequence ATGCCCATTTTCGAGCGTCATGCGCCAGGAACCTGGAGGCATCTTGCCGATGATCTCATGGGAGCCACCGGCAATACCAGCGCCGGCGGCCATGCACAGATGCCGGAGGACGTGAATGCGAACGGCGCACCGTTACTCGGTGACTCCCGTGATCTCTTCAGGCCCAAGACGGGTGACATTCCTGCCCAGCCCGGCGTCTATAAGTGGCGCGATGGCGACGGACAGGTAATCTATGTAGGCAAGGCCAAGAACCTGCGCAACCGTCTGTCCAACTATTTCCAGCCATTGCGGCAGCTGCACCCGCGCACCCAGACCATGGTGCTCACAGCCCGATCCTTGGAATGGACGGTGGTGGGCACCGAATTGGAGGCGCTCACACTGGAATACACCTGGATCAAAGAGTTTGACCCCCGGTTCAACGTGCAGTTCAGGGACGACAAGACCTATCCATACCTGGCGCTGTCGATAGGCGAGGAGTACCCGCGTATCTGGGTCACGCGCAGCCGCAAGCGCCGTGACACCCGCTACTATGGGCCGTATGCGAAGGTGTGGGATCTGCGCAAAAGTCTCGACGGACTCCTACGCACCTTCCCGGTGCGCACGTGCACCGATGCGAACTTCCGCAAGGCGCAGCTCACCAATAGGCCATGCCTGCTGGCGTCGATAGGCAAATGCTCTGCCCCCTGTGTGGGGCGCATAACCCCGCAAGACCACAAGCGCCTGTGCGAGCAATTGGTCGGCGTGCTCACCGGAGGCATAGGCAAATCGTATGTGGCGAAACTCACTGCAGCTATGAAGGAGGCAAGCGCCGAACTCGATTTCGAAAAAGCCGCGCGCCTGCGAGATGAGATCCAGATGCTCTCCACGGTTGTGGAGCAGAATGCGGTTGTTCTCGATCAGGATGTGGATGCCGATGTGTTCGGCATTGCATCCGATGAGCTTGAGGCGTCGGTGCATGCATTCTTCGTGCGCTCGGGCTCGATTCGCGGAGAACGCAACTGGAGTGTGGAACGCGTCGAAGATGTCGATGACACCGAACTGATCAGCGATCTGATCATGCAGGTGTATTCGGAACTGTACAGTGAGCGTGAAGCAGGTGGCTTCCGCCGGACCGATGCACTGCCATCCTCCCGACCGACCGTGGACCCACCGATGGCCCAGGCTGCGACGCTTGACGCGGCCGTGAGCGCGGAACCCACGCCGATTCGTATGGAAAAAGCACAGATCAAAGTCGAAGAGCAGCGCACGGCCATGGGATCGACACAGCGCATGTCGGCCGGCGACGCGTCATCCCGTGCACAGTCGACCAAGGCGCGTAACGCAAGACGCGAGCAGACCGGTCGTGCCGATCTGCTCGAACCGATCGCCCCTGTGCCCAGACAGGTGCTGGTCTCAGTGATGCCCGCGCGTGCCGATGACCTGGAACAATACTTGCGACGGCTTCGCGGTGGCGCGGTCTCGATTGGGACGCCTGCAAGAGGTAACAAGCGGCAACTGCTCGAACGCGCCGAACAGAACGCACAGCAGGCGTTGCAACGTTCGAAAATGAGCCGCATCTCCGACATAGGTGCGCGTACGACCGCCATGAACGATGTGGCCGATGCGCTTGGACTCAGCCAGGCGCCGTTGCGCATCGAATGCTATGACATCTCGAATACAGTGGGCGGGGCGTTCCAAGTGGCATCCATGGTGGTGTTCGAAGACGGCATGGCCCGGAAATCCGAATACAGACGCTTTGCCATACGTGGTGCCGACGGCAAAGGTGCGGTGGATGATCTCAGTGCGCTGTATGAGACGCTGACCAGACGATTCAAGCATGGGAACATTGCGGGAGACACCGGCGAAAGCATGGACAACGAGAAGCGGGTTTCGCAGGAGGGAGAGCTGGAATCCGCCGAGCAGGTCCAACAGGAAATAGTCCAGCAGAACACCGACCGCCGTCATTTCGCCTACAAACCGAATCTGGTGGTGGTCGATGGCGGCAAGCCTCAGGTGATGGCCGCCGCGAAAGCATTGGAGGACTGCGGTGTGACTGACGTGGCCGTGTGTGGACTGGCCAAGCGCATGGAAGAGGTGTGGGTGCCGGACGACGACTATCCGGTCATTCTCAAACGTTCATCGGAGGGCATGTACCTGCTCCAACGTGTCCGTGATGAATCACACCGCTTCGCCATCAACTACCATCGTCAGACCAGACGCAAGGGTGCCCTCCGCTCGGCACTCGACGAGATTCCGGGAATCGGCCCGACGTTCCAGAAGCGGCTGCTGAACCACTTCGGGTCAGTGCGGCGCATGAAACAGGCCAGCCTCGAAGAACTGGAATCCGTGAAAGGCGTTGGCCATGCCAAAGCACAGGCCATCTACGAAGCACTGCATGACAATGCTTCGTGA
- a CDS encoding ABC-F family ATP-binding cassette domain-containing protein, whose product MPIDAQGLEIQIGARTLLHPTNFHVTKGDKIGLVGRNGAGKTTLTRVITGDMLPTAGTVRVSGKLGYLPQDTHAADPEQTALDRMMSARDIASIIKRIRKAEKEMTSPDPDVITKAMNRYDKAMQDFEKAGGYAAQSEATAMAASLGLPQEVMGQQLGTLSGGQRRRIELARILFSDADTLILDEPTNHLDADSILWLREFLKKYEGGFLVISHSNELLDEVVNKVWHLDAQLGQIDMYSLGWKAYLHQRVVDEERRRREREVAEKKAERLMQQGIRLHAKATKAVAAQNMMRRAERLLAETSVAQKKEKVADIRFPEPAPCGKTPIEAKDISKAYGSNIVFAGVNLAIDKGSRVVILGYNGAGKTTTLRLLAHLEEPDTGVVEYGHGAKIGYFAQEHDTLDLGITVLENLQRVAPELTDTQARSILGSFLFSGDDAFKLTHVLSGGEKTRLALATLVTSRANVLLLDEPTNNLDPASRNEILKAISKYEGAIVLVTHDEGAVEALRPERVLLMPDGDEDLWNDSYLELVAEE is encoded by the coding sequence ATGCCGATTGACGCGCAGGGACTTGAGATTCAGATCGGTGCCCGCACGCTGCTGCACCCGACGAACTTCCATGTGACGAAGGGTGACAAAATCGGCCTGGTGGGCCGAAACGGCGCAGGCAAGACCACACTCACCCGCGTCATCACCGGAGACATGCTCCCCACCGCGGGCACCGTTCGTGTCTCGGGCAAACTCGGCTACCTTCCGCAGGACACCCATGCCGCTGATCCGGAACAGACGGCGCTCGACCGTATGATGAGCGCACGTGACATCGCCTCAATCATCAAACGAATCCGCAAGGCCGAGAAAGAGATGACCAGCCCGGATCCGGACGTGATAACGAAGGCGATGAACCGGTACGACAAGGCGATGCAGGATTTCGAGAAAGCCGGCGGGTATGCGGCGCAATCGGAGGCGACCGCAATGGCCGCCAGCCTCGGCCTACCCCAGGAGGTCATGGGCCAACAACTCGGCACGCTCTCCGGCGGACAACGCCGGCGCATAGAACTGGCACGCATCCTCTTCTCCGATGCCGACACGCTCATCCTGGACGAACCGACAAACCATCTAGATGCCGATTCCATACTGTGGTTGCGCGAATTCCTGAAGAAATACGAAGGCGGATTCCTCGTAATCTCCCACTCCAACGAACTGCTCGACGAGGTGGTGAACAAAGTATGGCACCTCGACGCCCAGCTCGGCCAGATCGACATGTACTCGCTCGGTTGGAAGGCATACCTACACCAGCGCGTCGTGGACGAGGAGCGCCGTCGCCGTGAGCGTGAAGTGGCTGAGAAGAAGGCCGAGCGCCTCATGCAGCAGGGCATTCGACTGCATGCCAAAGCCACAAAAGCCGTGGCAGCGCAGAACATGATGCGTCGAGCCGAACGTCTCCTCGCCGAAACCTCCGTGGCCCAGAAGAAGGAGAAGGTGGCCGACATACGCTTCCCGGAGCCGGCACCATGCGGCAAGACCCCCATCGAGGCGAAGGACATCTCGAAAGCCTATGGCTCGAACATCGTATTCGCGGGAGTCAATCTGGCCATCGACAAAGGCTCCCGGGTGGTCATCCTCGGGTACAACGGTGCGGGCAAGACCACCACACTGCGTTTGCTCGCCCATCTTGAGGAGCCGGACACCGGCGTAGTCGAATACGGCCATGGCGCGAAAATCGGCTATTTCGCCCAGGAGCACGACACCCTGGATCTAGGCATCACCGTGCTCGAGAACCTGCAGCGAGTGGCACCCGAACTCACCGACACCCAAGCGCGCTCCATACTCGGATCGTTCCTGTTCTCCGGTGACGATGCCTTCAAACTCACCCACGTGCTTTCGGGCGGCGAGAAGACCCGACTGGCGCTCGCCACGTTGGTGACCTCCCGTGCCAATGTGCTGCTGCTCGACGAACCCACGAACAATCTCGATCCCGCCTCGCGCAATGAGATTCTCAAGGCAATCTCGAAATACGAGGGAGCGATTGTGCTGGTCACCCACGATGAGGGCGCCGTCGAGGCGCTCCGACCAGAGCGCGTGCTGCTCATGCCGGATGGCGACGAGGATCTGTGGAACGATTCGTATCTGGAGCTTGTCGCCGAGGAGTGA
- the uvrA gene encoding excinuclease ABC subunit UvrA: MTSDSFLSRELGKAPLEEHDGNLVADIGHLPNDLKIVVQGAREHNLKDVDLEFPRNRMVVFTGLSGSGKSSMAFDTLFAEGQRRYVESLSAYARQFLGQMDKPDVDFIEGLSPAVSIDQKTTNRNPRSTVGTITEIYDYLRLLFARTGIPHCPVCGEPVQAQTPQQMVDALLAYPERTRFQILAPVVRGRKGEFTDLLELLRGDGYARAIIDGEMRQLSDDITLTKQKKHTISVVIDRLVIRDGIRQRLTDSVETALRLAHGVMVAEFVDLPQDDPKRQVPFSEHMACPNGHTLDLDEIEPRTFSFNAPYGACPECTGLGFSLEIDPELVVPDPDKTLNEGAIEPWMMTKSSGDYYRHLLEGLADQMGFSLDTPWKDLPEEVRQAILYGRDFKVEVSYRNRWGRMREYTTGFEGVIRSLMRRHEETDSEQRKQYYESYMREVPCSACHGKRLRPEVLAITVDGESIADVCDMAAERSLEWINNLSLTGAAAKIAGEVVKEIRARLGFLNDVGLNYLTLSRAAKTLSGGEAQRIRLATQIGSGLVGVMYVLDEPSIGLHQRDNARLISTLHHLRDLGNTLVVVEHDEDTITSADWVVDIGPKAGEQGGEVVYSGPAEHLVNAPRSITGDYIAGRRSIEVPKTRRKIDRSRMLKVVGARENNLKNIDVKFPLGVMTCVTGVSGSGKSTLVNQILYPVLADKLNGARIVPGKHTRVEGVGQCDKVIHVDQNPIGRTPRSNPATYTGVWDKIRALFAKTPEAQVRGYGPGRFSFNVKGGRCEACHGDGTLKIEMNFLPDVYVECEECHGKRYNRETLEVKYNGKTVSDILDMPISEAAEFFKAYPSISRYLNTLVDVGLGYIRLGQPATTLSGGESQRVKLATELQRRSTGKTVYILDEPTTGLHFEDVNKLLLVLQGLVDKGNTVIIIEHNLDVVKSCDWLIDLGPEGGDGGGTIVAEGTPEHLVTCEGSWTGRFLAPMLERASCDMHQ; the protein is encoded by the coding sequence ATGACGAGCGACTCGTTCCTGAGCAGGGAGCTCGGCAAGGCACCCCTCGAGGAACACGATGGCAATCTGGTGGCCGACATCGGCCACTTGCCCAATGATCTCAAAATCGTGGTGCAGGGTGCCCGCGAGCACAACCTCAAGGATGTGGATCTGGAATTCCCCCGAAACCGCATGGTCGTGTTCACAGGCCTATCGGGGTCCGGCAAGTCATCGATGGCTTTCGACACGTTGTTCGCGGAGGGCCAGCGCAGGTATGTCGAATCGCTTTCCGCCTATGCCCGCCAGTTCCTCGGGCAGATGGACAAACCGGATGTCGATTTCATCGAGGGTCTGAGCCCGGCGGTCTCCATCGACCAGAAAACGACCAACCGCAATCCACGTTCCACGGTGGGAACGATTACCGAAATCTACGATTACCTGCGCCTGCTGTTCGCCAGAACCGGCATACCGCACTGCCCGGTGTGTGGCGAACCGGTGCAGGCCCAGACCCCCCAGCAGATGGTGGATGCACTGCTCGCATACCCCGAGCGAACCCGCTTCCAGATTCTGGCGCCAGTAGTGCGAGGGCGAAAAGGGGAGTTCACCGATCTGCTCGAACTTCTGCGTGGCGATGGGTACGCAAGAGCCATCATAGACGGCGAGATGCGGCAACTGTCCGACGACATCACGCTGACGAAGCAGAAGAAGCATACGATCTCGGTCGTCATCGACCGTTTGGTGATTCGTGATGGCATTCGCCAGCGTCTTACGGATTCCGTTGAGACTGCGCTGCGATTGGCCCATGGGGTGATGGTCGCCGAATTCGTCGACCTGCCACAGGACGATCCGAAAAGGCAGGTGCCGTTCTCCGAGCATATGGCCTGCCCGAATGGCCATACCCTCGATCTCGACGAGATCGAGCCGCGCACGTTCTCGTTCAATGCGCCCTATGGTGCATGCCCGGAATGTACGGGCCTCGGTTTCAGCTTGGAAATCGACCCCGAACTCGTGGTTCCCGACCCCGACAAGACGTTGAACGAGGGAGCCATAGAGCCTTGGATGATGACGAAGAGCAGCGGCGACTATTACCGTCACCTGCTTGAAGGACTCGCCGATCAGATGGGGTTCAGTCTCGATACCCCATGGAAGGACCTCCCCGAGGAGGTGCGCCAGGCAATCCTCTACGGCCGCGACTTCAAGGTTGAGGTTTCGTATCGTAACCGCTGGGGACGTATGCGCGAATACACCACCGGCTTCGAAGGTGTGATTCGATCCCTCATGCGACGACACGAGGAGACCGATTCCGAACAACGCAAACAATACTATGAATCGTACATGCGCGAAGTGCCCTGCAGCGCCTGCCACGGCAAGCGACTCCGACCGGAGGTGCTGGCCATCACCGTCGACGGGGAATCAATCGCCGATGTGTGCGACATGGCGGCCGAGCGCAGCCTCGAATGGATCAACAACCTCTCACTGACCGGAGCTGCGGCGAAAATCGCGGGTGAGGTGGTCAAGGAGATCCGAGCACGCCTCGGATTCCTCAACGATGTCGGCCTGAACTACCTCACTCTTTCCCGTGCCGCCAAAACGCTGTCTGGAGGCGAAGCCCAGCGCATTCGACTGGCGACCCAAATCGGCTCCGGACTCGTGGGCGTCATGTACGTACTCGACGAGCCGTCAATCGGACTGCATCAGCGAGACAACGCCCGGCTCATCTCCACATTGCATCATCTTCGCGACCTCGGCAACACGCTCGTGGTGGTCGAACATGATGAAGACACGATCACGAGCGCCGATTGGGTGGTAGACATCGGCCCGAAGGCCGGCGAACAGGGCGGAGAGGTCGTGTATTCCGGCCCCGCCGAACACCTTGTCAACGCGCCGCGGTCGATCACCGGCGACTACATTGCGGGGCGCCGTAGCATCGAAGTGCCGAAGACACGGCGCAAGATAGACCGTTCACGCATGCTGAAGGTGGTGGGCGCCCGCGAGAACAATCTGAAGAACATCGACGTCAAGTTCCCCCTCGGCGTGATGACCTGCGTGACCGGCGTCTCCGGATCCGGCAAATCGACGCTCGTGAATCAGATTCTCTACCCGGTGCTGGCCGACAAGCTCAACGGTGCACGGATCGTGCCCGGCAAGCATACGCGTGTCGAGGGTGTGGGCCAGTGCGACAAAGTGATTCATGTCGACCAGAACCCGATCGGACGCACCCCCCGTTCGAATCCGGCGACCTACACCGGCGTATGGGACAAAATCCGCGCCCTGTTCGCCAAGACTCCCGAGGCACAGGTTCGCGGCTACGGTCCCGGACGGTTCTCCTTCAATGTCAAGGGCGGCCGTTGCGAAGCCTGTCACGGTGACGGCACCTTGAAGATCGAGATGAACTTCCTTCCGGATGTCTATGTGGAATGCGAGGAATGCCACGGCAAACGCTATAATCGCGAAACACTCGAGGTGAAGTACAACGGCAAGACCGTCAGCGACATCCTCGACATGCCGATCAGCGAAGCCGCCGAGTTCTTCAAGGCGTACCCCTCCATCTCACGCTACCTTAACACATTGGTGGACGTCGGGCTGGGGTATATCCGTCTCGGACAGCCAGCCACCACGTTGTCGGGTGGCGAATCCCAACGCGTGAAACTGGCCACCGAGCTGCAACGACGTTCCACCGGCAAGACGGTCTACATTCTCGACGAGCCCACCACCGGCCTGCACTTCGAAGACGTGAACAAGTTGCTGCTGGTGCTGCAGGGACTCGTCGACAAAGGCAACACGGTGATCATCATCGAGCACAACCTCGATGTGGTGAAGTCCTGCGACTGGCTCATCGACCTTGGTCCCGAGGGCGGCGATGGAGGTGGCACGATCGTCGCCGAGGGAACGCCAGAGCATCTGGTCACATGCGAGGGGTCTTGGACAGGCAGATTCCTCGCACCGATGCTCGAACGGGCATCGTGCGACATGCACCAATGA
- a CDS encoding alpha/beta hydrolase, with product MLNALCHIHDDSSPLFLMFHGYGNDEHEMIRVIEAVGKHNQMSYISFRAPFEREYMGGYSWYPHGCGAEERRRLADENIGGIMRLLDSPICRNRPTVCIGFSQGGYMSLRMVLAEPTMFDAAILMSPSFVGGLSDDERERLMHSRTRFLLCYGEDDTTIPRADQCRIRECLQRTGRLTYRDYPQTAHAIVAREIQDIREFIQEMVTHAD from the coding sequence ATGCTCAACGCCCTATGCCATATCCACGACGATTCCTCGCCGCTGTTCCTCATGTTCCACGGATACGGAAATGACGAGCATGAAATGATCCGCGTCATTGAGGCCGTTGGCAAGCACAACCAGATGAGCTACATCAGTTTCCGCGCCCCATTCGAGCGCGAGTACATGGGCGGCTATTCGTGGTACCCGCATGGATGCGGCGCCGAGGAGCGCAGACGGTTGGCAGATGAAAACATCGGGGGAATCATGAGGTTGCTCGACTCCCCCATCTGCCGCAATCGTCCGACCGTCTGCATCGGTTTCTCCCAAGGTGGCTATATGAGTCTGCGTATGGTGCTTGCGGAACCCACGATGTTCGACGCCGCCATATTGATGAGCCCCTCCTTCGTCGGCGGATTATCCGATGACGAGCGGGAGCGGCTCATGCACAGCCGTACACGTTTCTTACTATGCTATGGCGAGGATGACACGACGATTCCGCGGGCCGACCAATGCAGGATCCGCGAATGCCTGCAGCGGACCGGCAGGCTGACATACCGGGACTACCCGCAGACGGCACATGCGATCGTCGCCCGGGAGATACAAGACATACGAGAGTTCATACAGGAGATGGTGACCCATGCCGATTGA